From the Oleiphilus messinensis genome, one window contains:
- a CDS encoding sigma-70 family RNA polymerase sigma factor, which translates to MGQEKQSSTASLDPLILRIAKHRDRAAFITLFEQVSTRLKGYAMRCGADAADADEIVQESMLSVWRKADTFNPKSASATTWLYTIVRNKRIDFARKDRYDLIQSEDLWPEPTTEILETEVESDLNGKIVRTLIESLPEEQRQIVFKVYFEGKSHSEIAQDLDLPLGTIKSRLRLAMKKLDTLAKDNVTWLIIILLIY; encoded by the coding sequence TTGGGCCAGGAAAAGCAATCCTCAACAGCATCACTGGATCCACTGATATTACGTATCGCAAAACACCGGGATCGAGCCGCCTTTATCACGCTTTTCGAGCAGGTCTCCACCCGGCTAAAAGGCTACGCCATGCGTTGTGGCGCCGACGCTGCTGACGCCGATGAAATTGTTCAGGAGTCCATGTTATCGGTCTGGCGCAAAGCGGATACATTCAATCCGAAATCCGCATCTGCAACCACATGGCTCTATACGATCGTTCGCAACAAGCGCATTGATTTTGCACGTAAAGATCGCTACGACCTCATTCAATCTGAAGACCTCTGGCCCGAACCCACCACTGAAATTCTCGAAACCGAGGTGGAAAGTGATCTGAATGGAAAGATCGTGCGTACACTAATTGAGAGCTTGCCAGAAGAGCAGAGACAAATCGTTTTCAAGGTCTATTTTGAGGGCAAATCCCACAGCGAAATTGCTCAGGATCTCGATTTACCCCTGGGAACGATCAAATCAAGGCTTCGACTGGCAATGAAGAAACTGGATACCCTGGCAAAAGACAACGTAACATGGTTAATCATCATCCTTCTGATCTACTGA
- a CDS encoding NAD(P)/FAD-dependent oxidoreductase → MKECDFLIIGAGMAGLTAATQLHGAGHRVVCVDKARGSGGRLSSKRVDLADITTSVDLGCPGFSATIPLFQAQVREWQAAGCVSVWHREHAEAMGQDATELFVGSPRSSSLTRYLANQVEIDFSQRITRLEYQGGRWYSYSGRPGTDDEEVCFSVSDAVILATPPRQAADLLPQEHPLQEALQSVEMIPQWVVILAVKGVVAAPERIRDTLRAQDPKASEGLTECIYDVTVDHQKPGRVNVPGFQLWQIQAHPDWSAENIDLSPDLVCRTVIRELEARLGMSLEIVSQIAHRWLYSLPPDQKLSSSQNWIAGERLGICGDYIQTDHRSGKSGVAGVESAYLSAADLVQKIKLQKSANFSDPS, encoded by the coding sequence ATGAAAGAATGCGACTTTCTGATCATTGGTGCCGGAATGGCCGGTTTGACTGCAGCAACCCAATTGCACGGCGCGGGACACCGCGTAGTCTGTGTCGATAAAGCCCGTGGTAGTGGTGGCAGACTGTCTTCCAAGCGGGTTGATTTAGCCGATATCACTACGTCGGTTGATCTGGGCTGTCCCGGATTTTCAGCCACAATCCCATTGTTTCAGGCGCAAGTCCGGGAGTGGCAGGCGGCCGGTTGCGTGAGCGTGTGGCACCGAGAGCATGCTGAGGCAATGGGTCAGGATGCGACTGAGCTGTTTGTGGGTTCACCACGCAGTTCCTCGTTAACGCGCTATCTGGCCAATCAGGTGGAAATTGATTTCAGTCAGCGTATCACCCGCCTCGAATATCAGGGCGGGCGCTGGTACAGCTATTCGGGCAGACCGGGAACCGATGACGAGGAAGTCTGCTTTTCCGTTAGCGATGCCGTCATTCTGGCAACGCCGCCACGACAGGCTGCAGATCTATTGCCACAGGAGCACCCGTTACAGGAAGCGTTGCAGTCAGTGGAGATGATTCCCCAGTGGGTTGTCATATTGGCCGTCAAAGGTGTCGTGGCCGCACCAGAGCGAATACGAGACACACTGAGGGCACAAGACCCGAAAGCGTCTGAAGGTTTAACTGAATGCATCTACGACGTGACCGTTGATCATCAAAAGCCGGGGCGGGTGAACGTTCCCGGTTTTCAGTTATGGCAGATCCAGGCTCACCCCGATTGGAGTGCCGAAAATATCGATTTGTCGCCGGATCTCGTGTGTCGCACAGTGATACGGGAGCTGGAGGCACGACTCGGCATGTCGCTTGAAATCGTGTCTCAGATCGCGCATCGCTGGCTTTATTCTTTGCCGCCGGATCAAAAGTTGAGTTCAAGCCAAAACTGGATCGCTGGTGAGCGTCTTGGCATCTGTGGTGATTATATACAGACAGATCATCGATCAGGAAAAAGTGGCGTAGCGGGGGTCGAGTCAGCCTATCTGAGCGCTGCGGATTTGGTTCAAAAAATAAAGTTGCAGAAAAGCGCAAATTTCAGTGATCCAAGCTAA
- a CDS encoding YbgA family protein has protein sequence METEQSVDQSDLSPSLLSWPVDDESSPGAQRNLASRPLLGISACLMGDNVRYNGGHKRSRYCAEVLSRYFEFRSVCPEVAIGLAVPRPTIRTVESSGTIKVIASDNPELDYTQKLRQLADSLHPKVQLLSGFIFMQKSPSCGVGSSKLYNEKNHPATKTDGVFASAVMAAFPLLPVTEAGQLNDAGIRENFILQVYAYHQWRYGVMANLSKVALQSFHHRFKWHLNTHNSAVARELGQLLAKCTDSSLASVSEQYISKFMLAMKKPVTRKRQARHLIEWLRYLKKMLNPNETTELRALIEHYREGIVPLVVPMTLVRFLVKKYGSDADLALLEPYPFDLGLQNGI, from the coding sequence ATGGAAACAGAGCAAAGCGTAGATCAGTCTGACCTGTCGCCATCTTTACTGAGTTGGCCCGTTGATGATGAATCCAGTCCAGGTGCACAGCGAAACCTGGCTTCCAGACCGTTGTTGGGAATCAGCGCTTGTTTAATGGGAGATAATGTTCGGTATAACGGCGGGCACAAACGATCACGCTATTGTGCCGAAGTTTTGAGCCGGTATTTCGAGTTTCGTTCTGTGTGCCCCGAGGTTGCCATTGGCCTGGCTGTGCCCAGACCTACGATTCGCACGGTTGAGTCCTCAGGCACAATCAAGGTGATTGCATCGGACAATCCGGAATTGGATTACACGCAAAAGCTCAGGCAGCTAGCTGATAGCCTGCATCCAAAAGTACAGCTTCTGAGTGGTTTTATCTTCATGCAAAAATCGCCCAGTTGCGGGGTTGGAAGCAGTAAGCTTTACAACGAGAAGAATCACCCCGCGACCAAAACGGACGGTGTCTTCGCGTCAGCCGTGATGGCCGCTTTTCCCCTCCTGCCTGTGACTGAGGCAGGGCAATTGAATGATGCAGGAATCCGGGAAAACTTCATTCTTCAAGTCTATGCTTATCACCAGTGGCGTTATGGGGTCATGGCGAACTTGAGTAAAGTCGCCCTCCAGTCGTTTCATCACCGGTTTAAATGGCATTTGAACACGCACAATTCTGCAGTTGCTCGGGAGTTGGGGCAGCTCTTGGCCAAGTGCACGGATTCGAGTCTGGCGTCGGTGTCGGAACAGTATATTAGCAAATTTATGCTGGCGATGAAGAAACCCGTTACCCGCAAGCGCCAAGCGCGACATCTGATTGAATGGCTGCGGTATCTAAAGAAAATGCTCAATCCAAATGAAACCACTGAGTTGCGTGCATTGATCGAGCATTATCGTGAAGGCATTGTTCCGCTGGTCGTACCCATGACCTTGGTTCGCTTTCTGGTCAAGAAGTATGGTTCCGATGCAGACCTCGCCTTGTTGGAGCCCTATCCCTTTGATCTGGGGCTACAAAACGGCATATGA
- a CDS encoding IS1380 family transposase, with amino-acid sequence MIKNTHKSAKKPAAKIRYQHTGKKLTSQAGIIPAMHFLDHIGFTEACQKHLDLQRGNTARYSLGDSIYLTIIGIIAGATSLRKVVSVWADQVLREVGGWLSIPDDSTLGRIFRRGKLKHVTQLEQINHTLRQGIWHRALKSGTWLPGTLYRGWIDVDSTVKTVYGQQEGAEKGYNPTKKGSNSYHPLVAFCSHTKEILQAWLRSGSTYTSNGIVGFMQQLSAQMPPKMRLLFRGDSGFFVGELMDWLDQARHGYLIKVKLKGLAALLDKQAWQRVPGHTDWEQCDFFHQCGQWERSRRFVAVRRKTALITKGPQQALLNEPVYDYFCYVTTERLSPWQAHTTYGKRATCETWLDEAKNQMGLAQIKSHDFMASSLIFQCAVLAYNTVRWMALLSDNDELKRWEIQTIRTFLVRTAGQLLRGGNQLKVNVPSNHLHPTPWADWLKLSFIH; translated from the coding sequence ATGATCAAGAATACCCATAAAAGTGCCAAAAAACCAGCCGCAAAAATTCGCTATCAACACACCGGAAAAAAGCTGACTAGTCAAGCTGGCATTATCCCTGCCATGCATTTCCTCGATCACATCGGTTTTACCGAGGCTTGCCAGAAGCATCTTGATTTGCAACGCGGCAACACGGCTCGTTACAGCTTGGGCGACTCAATCTACCTAACGATTATCGGCATCATCGCCGGTGCCACTTCGCTCAGGAAGGTGGTTTCTGTGTGGGCAGATCAGGTGCTGCGTGAAGTGGGGGGGTGGCTATCGATTCCAGATGACAGTACATTGGGTCGTATTTTCCGTCGTGGAAAGCTCAAGCATGTCACCCAGCTCGAACAGATTAATCACACCTTGCGTCAGGGAATTTGGCATAGAGCATTGAAGTCCGGTACTTGGTTGCCCGGAACCCTCTATCGAGGCTGGATTGATGTGGACTCGACTGTCAAAACCGTTTACGGTCAACAGGAAGGTGCTGAAAAAGGCTACAACCCAACGAAAAAAGGCTCTAATTCTTATCATCCACTGGTTGCCTTTTGCAGCCACACCAAAGAAATTTTGCAAGCATGGTTGCGCAGTGGCAGCACCTACACCAGCAACGGCATTGTAGGCTTCATGCAGCAACTTTCTGCGCAGATGCCACCCAAAATGCGGCTGCTATTCCGAGGTGATTCAGGATTCTTTGTTGGAGAGCTCATGGACTGGCTGGATCAGGCTCGCCATGGTTACCTGATTAAAGTGAAACTCAAAGGCCTTGCCGCTTTGTTGGACAAGCAAGCTTGGCAACGAGTACCGGGTCATACCGATTGGGAACAGTGTGACTTTTTCCATCAATGCGGTCAATGGGAGCGGTCACGTCGCTTTGTTGCTGTGCGGCGTAAAACTGCTCTCATCACCAAAGGCCCTCAACAAGCCTTGCTGAATGAGCCCGTTTACGACTACTTCTGCTACGTAACCACAGAGCGGTTGTCTCCTTGGCAAGCACACACGACATACGGAAAGCGCGCAACTTGTGAAACCTGGTTGGATGAAGCTAAGAACCAAATGGGGCTGGCGCAAATCAAGAGCCATGATTTCATGGCCAGCTCATTAATTTTCCAATGCGCTGTGCTGGCGTATAACACGGTACGCTGGATGGCACTACTGAGCGATAATGACGAATTGAAACGATGGGAAATTCAAACTATCCGAACTTTTCTGGTACGTACTGCTGGACAACTCTTGCGTGGTGGGAATCAGCTTAAGGTCAACGTTCCGAGCAACCATCTTCACCCAACTCCGTGGGCTGACTGGTTAAAGCTGTCGTTTATTCATTGA
- the phrB gene encoding deoxyribodipyrimidine photo-lyase, translated as MLNLMWFRSDLRVYDNPALMAARNQGTTCAIYFATPEQWREHDWSEGKISLVVAQVEALSRELAKLNIPLTVLRVERFADIPERLACWVRECSVTQVFFNYEYEINESACADAVTAMLHGESVPAWGYHDQCIIPPGQIRTRTGGVFKVFTAFKKVFLEQFPTRSRGIFNRPEMQHAKPFKGNSDALSEIPVERRWRSLWPMGENEAHDRLNRFIEHKINGYRDDRDVPSLDSTSALSPYLTLGCLSTTQCMHAAMSANYGRYQDGNPGVLTWINELIWREFYRHLMFAFPDICRYRPFKPETDLLPWSRDEALFSAWKTGQTGFPIVDAAMRQLLHLGWMHNRLRMVTAMFLTKDLFIDWRWGERYFMQMLVDGDLASNNGGWQWSASTGVDAAPYFRVFNPVRQSERFDPKGVFIRRYLPELAALDDRSIHQPSAAQARACGYPLPIVDHRLAVDSVKAHFKALSLIDDDKAMPTVNALSVMG; from the coding sequence ATGTTAAATTTAATGTGGTTCCGGAGTGATTTGCGGGTTTATGATAATCCGGCGTTAATGGCCGCCCGAAATCAGGGTACAACCTGTGCGATCTATTTCGCAACACCGGAGCAGTGGCGCGAACACGACTGGTCAGAAGGGAAAATATCTCTTGTGGTTGCGCAAGTCGAGGCGTTGTCCCGGGAGTTGGCCAAGTTGAATATACCCTTGACAGTCCTTCGTGTGGAGCGGTTCGCCGATATACCCGAGCGTTTGGCGTGCTGGGTGCGGGAGTGTTCCGTGACGCAAGTATTTTTCAACTATGAATACGAGATTAACGAAAGTGCTTGCGCAGATGCCGTGACAGCAATGCTCCATGGTGAGAGCGTGCCCGCCTGGGGTTATCATGACCAGTGCATTATCCCTCCCGGCCAGATCAGGACTCGTACCGGGGGCGTGTTTAAGGTCTTTACTGCGTTCAAAAAAGTTTTTCTGGAACAGTTTCCAACCCGTTCCCGGGGGATATTCAATCGACCGGAGATGCAACATGCCAAGCCCTTCAAAGGGAATTCCGATGCCTTGAGTGAAATTCCAGTCGAGCGACGTTGGCGCTCTCTCTGGCCTATGGGTGAAAATGAAGCCCATGACCGCTTGAACCGGTTCATCGAGCACAAGATCAACGGCTATCGTGATGATCGGGATGTGCCATCTCTGGACAGCACCAGCGCACTATCGCCTTACTTGACCTTGGGTTGCTTGTCGACCACGCAGTGTATGCATGCGGCGATGAGTGCCAATTACGGGCGTTACCAGGACGGCAATCCCGGGGTTTTAACCTGGATTAATGAATTGATCTGGCGGGAATTTTACCGTCATCTGATGTTTGCCTTCCCGGATATATGCCGTTACCGACCGTTCAAGCCCGAGACAGACCTTTTGCCCTGGTCGCGTGACGAGGCGCTGTTCAGCGCCTGGAAAACAGGGCAAACCGGGTTCCCGATTGTCGATGCCGCGATGCGTCAGCTGCTCCATTTGGGGTGGATGCACAATCGTTTGCGCATGGTGACCGCAATGTTCCTGACCAAAGATCTGTTTATCGATTGGCGCTGGGGGGAGCGCTACTTCATGCAGATGTTGGTGGATGGCGACCTCGCGTCAAACAATGGCGGATGGCAGTGGAGTGCTTCCACTGGCGTGGATGCTGCCCCTTATTTTCGGGTCTTCAATCCCGTGCGCCAATCGGAGCGATTTGATCCGAAAGGTGTCTTTATTCGCCGGTATTTGCCGGAATTGGCGGCGCTGGATGATCGCAGCATCCATCAGCCAAGTGCAGCCCAAGCGAGAGCGTGTGGGTATCCGCTACCCATTGTAGATCATCGTCTTGCTGTTGATTCAGTTAAAGCTCACTTCAAAGCGCTCTCTTTAATTGATGACGATAAAGCGATGCCGACCGTTAATGCGCTTTCGGTAATGGGGTAA
- a CDS encoding acyl-CoA desaturase, with amino-acid sequence MMEFRKEMHRTGEFPHRGRGIPGVLWKNFLLWFDSEAVNRAEANQDADSDSEIVRRVNWVRCFPFLVVHLACIAVLWTGWSPFAVGICFALFWVRMFAVTAFYHRYFSHRSFKASRGWQFVFAVLGNSAAQRGPLWWASHHRRHHKHSDQLQDVHSPVRHGFWWSHVGWFMSDAGFKTDYSVIKDLARYPELRFLNRFDSLVPFALIVLLYLTGEIAAAAWPALQTSGWQLVVWGFFISTVILFHATFTINSLGHIWGKRRFKTRDQSRNNLWLALLTLGEGWHNNHHRFAVSARQGFYWWEVDISYGILKIMAWLRIVQDLNPVPAHVLREGRRS; translated from the coding sequence ATGATGGAATTTAGAAAAGAGATGCACCGAACCGGCGAGTTTCCTCACCGTGGTCGTGGTATTCCGGGTGTATTGTGGAAGAATTTTTTGCTCTGGTTTGATTCTGAAGCGGTAAATCGTGCCGAAGCAAATCAAGATGCAGATTCAGACAGCGAAATTGTTCGCCGGGTTAACTGGGTAAGGTGTTTCCCGTTTTTGGTGGTACATCTTGCTTGTATTGCTGTGCTGTGGACGGGGTGGAGCCCCTTCGCAGTCGGTATCTGTTTCGCGCTTTTCTGGGTCAGAATGTTCGCTGTGACCGCGTTTTACCACCGTTATTTTTCACACCGGAGTTTTAAAGCAAGTCGCGGTTGGCAGTTTGTTTTTGCCGTGCTGGGTAATTCCGCTGCGCAACGGGGTCCGCTTTGGTGGGCCTCCCATCACCGCCGTCATCATAAACACTCGGATCAGCTGCAGGACGTGCATTCGCCTGTGCGCCACGGTTTCTGGTGGAGCCATGTGGGGTGGTTTATGAGTGACGCAGGCTTCAAGACGGATTACTCCGTGATTAAAGACCTGGCAAGATACCCAGAGCTGCGATTCCTGAATCGGTTCGACAGTCTGGTGCCATTCGCATTGATTGTGCTTTTATACCTGACCGGTGAAATAGCCGCAGCGGCCTGGCCTGCGTTGCAAACAAGCGGTTGGCAGTTGGTGGTATGGGGCTTTTTTATTTCGACCGTGATCTTGTTTCATGCAACGTTCACCATTAATTCTCTTGGCCACATTTGGGGTAAGCGTCGCTTTAAAACCCGAGACCAGAGCCGGAATAATCTCTGGCTTGCGTTACTGACGTTAGGGGAGGGCTGGCACAACAATCATCATCGTTTTGCGGTATCAGCCCGGCAGGGATTCTACTGGTGGGAAGTCGATATTTCTTATGGCATTTTAAAAATTATGGCATGGCTGCGCATCGTTCAGGATCTCAATCCTGTGCCAGCGCATGTGTTGCGTGAAGGTCGTAGATCATGA
- a CDS encoding nuclear transport factor 2 family protein: MNMSIAEANPVLSEAQHCIDRFKRLYQDLNRETVNNGLLEAVYSDDIHFEDSFHQINGLKALQAYCASLYENVLYCDFVFHDTWLDTDSAMLTWSMNYAHPKLKHGDNLYVCGATHLRFHQKVYWHRDYFDGGQLLYEHIPVLGLIISKLKKRMA; this comes from the coding sequence ATGAATATGAGTATCGCAGAAGCGAATCCTGTGCTGTCGGAAGCGCAACACTGTATCGATAGGTTCAAGCGCTTGTATCAGGATTTGAATCGGGAAACTGTAAACAATGGTCTGTTGGAGGCGGTATACAGTGATGATATCCACTTTGAGGATAGCTTCCACCAAATTAACGGACTTAAAGCCCTGCAAGCGTATTGTGCCTCGCTCTACGAGAATGTGCTGTATTGCGATTTTGTCTTTCATGATACGTGGCTGGACACCGACTCCGCGATGCTAACCTGGTCAATGAATTATGCTCATCCGAAGTTGAAGCACGGCGATAATTTGTATGTTTGCGGTGCAACCCATCTCCGTTTTCATCAAAAAGTCTATTGGCATCGAGATTATTTTGATGGTGGGCAGCTGCTTTACGAGCACATCCCGGTGCTGGGTTTGATAATCAGTAAATTGAAGAAGAGGATGGCCTGA
- a CDS encoding SDR family NAD(P)-dependent oxidoreductase — MTERIWIIGASSGIGEALVREWLQHDVKLIISARRASCLEQLAQLEPEKVIALPMDITEAKSVIDAANEIGRSGGVDRIVINAGTCEYLDAEDIDLKMVRRVMETNFFGAVSVVKAGLPLLRQAASVGSKHRPELVFVSSSVTYQALPRAGAYGASKAALRYFAEALYCDLQHEGISVRVVSPGFVRTPLTDLNDFPMPFLIEPDEAARRIVSGLSGKRFDIHFPGRFTWWLKAIAMLPGRLRWRVAGRLSRHREQSGQPVN, encoded by the coding sequence ATGACTGAACGAATCTGGATTATAGGCGCATCTTCAGGGATTGGTGAGGCACTGGTACGAGAGTGGCTGCAGCATGACGTAAAGCTGATCATTAGTGCCCGTCGGGCTTCCTGTCTGGAGCAGCTTGCCCAGCTGGAACCTGAAAAGGTTATCGCACTCCCTATGGATATTACAGAGGCCAAGTCAGTGATTGATGCCGCCAACGAAATTGGTCGATCAGGCGGTGTTGACAGAATTGTCATTAATGCCGGGACTTGTGAGTACCTTGATGCGGAAGACATCGATTTGAAGATGGTGCGCCGGGTGATGGAAACCAATTTTTTTGGTGCGGTCAGCGTGGTAAAAGCCGGTCTGCCACTGCTTCGACAGGCAGCGAGTGTGGGTAGTAAGCATCGTCCAGAGCTTGTATTTGTCTCCAGTAGCGTGACCTATCAGGCCTTACCCCGAGCAGGTGCATACGGTGCGTCCAAGGCAGCGCTACGGTATTTCGCGGAAGCGTTGTACTGTGATTTGCAGCATGAAGGAATTTCCGTGCGTGTTGTGAGTCCCGGGTTTGTGCGTACACCGCTTACTGATCTGAACGATTTCCCCATGCCTTTTCTGATTGAACCCGATGAGGCTGCCCGGCGTATTGTCAGCGGCCTGTCTGGCAAGCGGTTCGATATCCATTTTCCCGGGCGATTCACCTGGTGGCTCAAGGCAATAGCAATGTTACCCGGCAGGCTTCGATGGCGCGTGGCGGGCAGGTTATCCCGACACCGTGAGCAGTCCGGGCAGCCGGTCAATTGA
- a CDS encoding NAD(P)/FAD-dependent oxidoreductase: MNKAEQLQTQSHKPGQRIAVIGGGISGLTVAHLLSAQHQVVLFESNAYVGGHTHTRNVALSGRNYPVNTGFIVFNDWTYPNFIKLMDRLKVQSEASDMSFSVRCENTGLEYNGTNLNSLFAQRVNLVRPSFLRMVADILKFNKQTVALLQQGGVSDDQTLGGFLAQEGYSDSFLKYYVIPMGAAIWSASIDVMKGFPLRFFLQFFNNHGMLSVDDRPQWRVIKNGSSAYIDPLIEPFKKNIRLSAPVLKVNRSDTAVEVITESSRDYFDQVVFACHSDQALQMLGDPSAIENEVLGALPYQDNDVVLHTDTRLLPKRKRAWASWNYHIPQRSSDRAMVTYNMNMLQNFHDASETFLVTLNRNHEIAPDRIIECYQYSHPVFTEDGIKAQQKHHLISGMNRTHYAGAYWFNGFHEDGVNSALRVAQAFGRSLDGSCPDDQVKKRA; encoded by the coding sequence GTGAATAAAGCAGAACAATTACAAACTCAATCGCACAAGCCCGGCCAGCGCATTGCTGTAATCGGGGGCGGGATATCAGGGCTGACAGTAGCTCATTTATTGAGTGCTCAACATCAGGTCGTATTGTTTGAATCTAACGCCTATGTCGGTGGACATACGCACACCCGTAATGTTGCTTTGTCGGGTCGAAACTATCCGGTGAACACGGGTTTTATCGTATTTAATGACTGGACTTACCCGAACTTTATCAAACTGATGGATCGACTGAAAGTGCAGAGTGAAGCATCGGATATGAGTTTCAGTGTTCGATGTGAAAACACTGGACTGGAATACAATGGCACCAATCTGAATAGTTTGTTTGCTCAACGGGTTAATTTGGTCAGGCCGTCGTTTTTGCGTATGGTTGCCGATATTTTGAAATTCAATAAGCAGACGGTGGCATTGTTGCAGCAGGGCGGGGTGAGCGACGATCAGACCTTGGGAGGTTTTTTGGCTCAAGAAGGTTACTCGGACAGTTTTTTAAAATACTACGTGATACCCATGGGGGCGGCAATCTGGTCTGCCTCGATTGATGTGATGAAGGGCTTTCCGTTACGCTTTTTCCTGCAGTTTTTCAATAATCATGGCATGTTGAGCGTGGATGATCGCCCACAATGGCGCGTGATTAAAAACGGCTCCAGTGCTTATATTGATCCTTTGATCGAGCCGTTCAAAAAGAATATCAGACTGAGTGCCCCGGTACTCAAAGTGAACCGTTCCGATACCGCCGTTGAAGTGATCACCGAGTCTTCCCGGGACTATTTTGATCAGGTAGTTTTTGCCTGTCACAGTGATCAGGCGTTGCAAATGCTGGGCGACCCAAGCGCGATAGAAAATGAGGTGCTCGGGGCGCTTCCTTATCAGGACAATGATGTGGTGTTACATACCGATACGCGCCTGCTTCCGAAGCGCAAGCGGGCTTGGGCAAGCTGGAATTATCATATTCCGCAACGCAGCAGTGACCGTGCAATGGTGACCTATAACATGAATATGCTGCAAAATTTTCATGATGCGAGCGAGACCTTCCTGGTTACGCTGAACCGCAATCATGAGATCGCACCGGACAGGATCATTGAGTGCTACCAGTACAGCCATCCGGTTTTTACGGAAGACGGCATTAAAGCGCAACAGAAACATCATTTGATTAGTGGTATGAATCGAACTCACTACGCTGGCGCGTATTGGTTCAATGGCTTCCATGAAGACGGGGTTAACAGCGCTTTGCGTGTGGCCCAGGCATTTGGCCGCTCACTGGATGGTTCTTGTCCCGATGACCAGGTTAAAAAACGTGCTTAG
- a CDS encoding DUF1365 domain-containing protein, with amino-acid sequence MLRSRPKLTAVCSVAPRSDRGDALATDYLSSAVYSGWVRHRRFVPVSHEFEYPIFMLYLNLDELTSVFNQKWFCSLEHFNLVSFRRRDYLAGSVDLPQSPGAKTDPASDLKQAVIHRVTEAAQAQGLIPPDIHTVCLLTHVRYLNVIFNPVSFYYCFDVSGNLVAIVAEITNTPWGERHAYVLLVGQSSERMQYRLAGQAKHRFSFDKNFHVSPFNPMNMRYFWTFASPQDTVLVHMDNCMHEAVDGTVDQPVPAAYPLKHFDATLRLERKNFQQHFAKTLIRSPLMTVKVVSGIYWQALRLWLKRAPFYDHPN; translated from the coding sequence GTGCTTAGATCCAGACCAAAGCTAACCGCCGTGTGTTCAGTAGCTCCCCGTTCAGACCGTGGCGATGCACTCGCCACGGACTATCTCTCAAGTGCAGTTTATAGCGGCTGGGTGCGTCACCGTCGCTTTGTGCCGGTTTCACATGAATTTGAATACCCTATATTCATGTTGTATTTGAATCTCGATGAACTCACGAGCGTTTTTAATCAAAAATGGTTCTGTTCACTCGAGCATTTCAATCTGGTCAGCTTCCGGCGTCGCGATTATTTGGCGGGCAGCGTGGATTTGCCACAATCACCCGGCGCGAAAACAGACCCGGCTTCGGACTTGAAACAGGCGGTGATACACCGGGTGACAGAAGCGGCTCAAGCGCAAGGACTTATCCCGCCCGATATTCATACGGTGTGCCTGCTTACTCATGTGCGCTACCTGAATGTCATATTTAATCCGGTGAGTTTTTACTATTGTTTTGATGTCTCCGGCAATCTTGTTGCAATTGTTGCGGAAATTACGAATACACCCTGGGGCGAACGTCATGCTTATGTGCTGCTTGTGGGGCAGTCCAGTGAGCGCATGCAATACCGGTTGGCAGGGCAGGCCAAGCATCGCTTCAGCTTTGATAAAAATTTCCATGTGTCGCCTTTCAATCCAATGAATATGCGCTATTTTTGGACCTTTGCAAGCCCACAGGACACAGTGTTGGTTCACATGGACAATTGTATGCATGAAGCGGTGGACGGAACAGTAGATCAACCTGTTCCAGCTGCGTATCCGTTGAAGCATTTTGATGCAACCCTGCGCCTGGAGCGCAAAAATTTTCAGCAACATTTTGCAAAAACGTTGATCCGATCACCGTTGATGACCGTAAAAGTGGTATCTGGAATTTATTGGCAGGCGTTGCGCTTGTGGCTTAAGCGTGCGCCATTTTATGACCATCCGAACTGA